Proteins encoded in a region of the Loxodonta africana isolate mLoxAfr1 chromosome 22, mLoxAfr1.hap2, whole genome shotgun sequence genome:
- the LOC100654282 gene encoding olfactory receptor 10AG1-like, translating to MCFVLIFAGTECLLLAVMAYDRYVAICNPLHYPLVMSNRVCILLATGSWTIGIPVMIGHTYQIFSLSFCRSKQINHFLDIPPILKLACGDTFVNEALVYTVAALFVLVPFLLILGSYSKIVSIILKFPSATNRAKAFSTCSSHLMVVMLFFGSGIIAYLRPNNRHSEETDKVLTLFYAILTHMLNPMIYSLRNKDVIMALRKLLCK from the coding sequence ATGTGCTTTGTCCTTATATTTGCAGGCACAGAGTGTTTGCTCCtggcagtgatggcctatgaccgctatgtagcCATTTGTAACCCTCTGCACTACCCTCTAGTCATGAGCAACAGGGTCTGTATCCTGTTGGCGACTGGGTCCTGGACCATTGGAATCCCAGTTATGATAGGGCATACCTATCAGATTTTCTCTCTATCTTTTTGTAGATCTAAACAAATTAACCACTTCCTTGACATTCCCCCAATACTCAAGCTGGCTTGTGGGGACACTTTTGTAAATGAGGCTTTGGTATACACAGTCGCTGCATTATTTGTCTTGGTTCCATTTCTGTTGATACTTGGCTCCTACAGTAAAATCgtctccatcatcctgaagttCCCATCAGCCACAAATCGAgccaaagccttctccacctgttcATCTCATCTTATGGTTGTGATGTTATTCTTTGGATCAGGCATTATTGCATACTTAAGACCCAACAACAGACACTCAGAGGAAACTGACAAAGTTCTAACTCTTTTCTACGCTATCCTAACTCATATGCTTAATCCCATGATATATAGTCTAAGGAACAAGGATGTCATAATGGCACTGAGAAAATTGCTATGTAAATAA